Within the Thermanaeromonas toyohensis ToBE genome, the region CTATCTTACTTCCTATCTTAACTGCCGCCTCACTAATACGCGGTGCCATTATTTCTAAGCCCCTAGCAATAATTTCCACCATCATTTGTCCGGCAGTACTCAACAGCTGGCCACCTGGGCCCGCCAACCACTCATTAAGCTTGGCTGTGGCCTCATCCAAAACAAACTTGAGCTTGCCCCAAAAATCGAGCTGCCTAAAAGTTTCATCACTTGCCAGTCGTTCAAGCCAAGAATAGAAGTTACTAAAGCTATTGATAATCCAATTGCCAAGAGTAGTGCCTACTTGCATAAGAGCCCCCTGCACTCTCTTGAGCCCGCTTTCATTCTGCGTTAGCATATCGACGAACCGCTGCATTGCTGGCACTACTGCTTGGCGTAAACCCTCTCCAAAGGCCCAGAAAAATTTTAGGTTCGCGTAATCTTTCAGGGTGGACAGCAGTCCGAAAAGTGAGCGCGACTGCTTCTCCATCATGTTAGGGAACCGCTCTTCCATTCCTTTAACTAGCGCTTCTATAGCCTGTTCTGCGGGGATCAGCCCTTTTTCCGACAGCTTCATAGCTTGGGCAGTAGTAACGCCCATAGCTTTCGCCAGAATATCCCAAGCCGGAACTCCTGCTTCTGTAAGCTGCATCATTTCTTCAGCGGATACTTTAGCCTTGGCCTTCATCTGCCCTAAAGCGATAATAATCCTGTTAATCCCTTCAGCCCCAAGTCCCAGCCCAGCAGCAGCATTACCTGCTGCATTAAGCATCGGAATTATCTTCTCTGCACCAAAACCGAAGGCCAGCAATCTTCGGGAAGCTTCTAAAAGCTGAGGCATTTCAAAGGGAGTTTTTGCAGCAAAATCTGCTAGGTTCCCGATAAACTCCTGGGCTTTCTCACTGCTGCCGAGCAAGGTTTCCATAGCAATATTAGCCTGTTCTATCTCGCCAGCAAGCTTTAAAGGGTATCCAATAAGACCGGCAAAACCGGCTCCAGCTCCTAGTAGGGCCAGCGGCGAAGTGAGCAAGTCTACAGTCTTTTTAACTGGGGCCATTACCCGGTCAACTGCACGAAACATTATGGTGTGAACTCCGCTGAGCCTATTGAGCTTATCCCCTATCGTCCTTAATGGACCGCTTACCCTAT harbors:
- a CDS encoding tape measure protein, with the translated sequence MAEQAGEVVVVIRADDEQLRNAMAATKKRVDQVVQQMERHKNIVMTAKLVDRVSGPLRTIGDKLNRLSGVHTIMFRAVDRVMAPVKKTVDLLTSPLALLGAGAGFAGLIGYPLKLAGEIEQANIAMETLLGSSEKAQEFIGNLADFAAKTPFEMPQLLEASRRLLAFGFGAEKIIPMLNAAGNAAAGLGLGAEGINRIIIALGQMKAKAKVSAEEMMQLTEAGVPAWDILAKAMGVTTAQAMKLSEKGLIPAEQAIEALVKGMEERFPNMMEKQSRSLFGLLSTLKDYANLKFFWAFGEGLRQAVVPAMQRFVDMLTQNESGLKRVQGALMQVGTTLGNWIINSFSNFYSWLERLASDETFRQLDFWGKLKFVLDEATAKLNEWLAGPGGQLLSTAGQMMVEIIARGLEIMAPRISEAAVKIGSKIATGILAEFGNRLKSSPFGALIMGALGGAAIGSIVPGIGTGLGGLIGGGAGILTYFASKLFGEPPEVLYPEAEWPAGYAKGALVRTPHIAVVGEEGPEVIIPLSGRHRRRALALWEEAGRFLGVKPYAYGGIVGLPGVVSAGSNVNVSVGGITVNLTSAEINTDELALQIGRQIVARIKRVLENSG